DNA from Lentibacillus amyloliquefaciens:
TGGAATCCCTGTATCAAGATACCGTTCTGAAATCGAAGTATCCGAAGGAAAAGCTCAGAACAATAGAAGATGCAGTGCAAAAGGAACATGATGACGGGGTGAATCAATCAGAGCAGTTTAAACAGGCCTATAAAGAAAAGGTGCTGGAAAAGCTGCAGCCCACAAAGGAAGAAAACGGTTATAAGGATGCTTATAAGCAACACGTGTTGGACGCCTTAGATAAACAACCAGATGAAAAGGAAACGTCATCTGAAGATGTTCAAAAAAGAAATCAAGAGATGACGGCATTTGAAGAAAAACACGGTTATGAGAAAGTCTATGAGCTCAAACGAGAGGTGTTGGATGACATAAAAGATATGGACTTAACGCCGGTACAAAAGGAGAAGTTAAGTCAGATTGAAAAGAAACTGGAAAACGAAAAGGAGATGAAACTTGGGAAGAAACAAAACAAGACACATGAACAAGAGATGGACATGTAGGGCTTCTGTTCAGGGAGTCCTTTTTTGGAGGTGATATGAATGCGAATGAAAGATAAACTGCTTGCCAATGTTAAAGCTGTAAAGTCGGAAGATAACGCATTTGAGGCATTCAAAAAACGGTTTTTTACCGTCATGGGCGATCAACTAGCCATGACGGATGAGCAACTAAGACAAATCTATGATGGTATGTCACCCTATATTGAAACGAGCATTTATGCGGAAATGGAAGATGTCCTGGCAGCGATACGAAACGCTTATCATGCGCTTGTGAATTGGGTGGCAGAAGAGACGGCAAAAGCCTCTGAGAAACACAGGGACCAATCAGACAAGCACGCCAATGTAGGAACATTGGGAAGCCATAAGTCATTTTCGAAGCACAAACAATCAAATCATCCGGATGAGGAAGAGCAACAAAGCAAAGGTGAGTCATCCAAGCAAGACACTATTCAACGCTATATGAACGATGAGAAATCGTTCAATTGGTTTGTCACACATGTCGTTACGAATTATCAATCGCTCCCCAAACAGAGAATTGATGTATTGGTGTTCAGGCATGAAGGCTATCAGCATCTAGAACTGACGTTATTTGGCGAGTCCTTCATACAACAATACGGATTTAGAACAGCCTATCACTTTCATAACGAATTAATGAAGGCATTTCACACAACTTTCGATGACTTATTAGCTAAGGGAACAGTCCTGACATCAGATCAAGCTATTCAAGAAAAAGTCCTAGCATCTGTATTAAAACGATTTGAAGCTAAAATAGCTGTCAAAGTAGGTGACGATGATGAGCAAGCTGAATCCTTATAAGAAACTTGTTTTTCAAAATATCGAAAATGCTTTGAGTGATTTGAATGCCGAAGATAAAGGTCGTTATTTTATCTGCAACTGCCCGGAATGCAACCAGCATGAAGCGTTCATGTATAAAAATAATAAACATTTTATTCAATGCAACCGGGAAAACCATTGCGGCTCACGGATGATGCTGGAATTTCATGAAAAAGGAAACATGTCAGCTTATGAACAAAAGATCGAAAAACAGTACCCAAACCTGACGACAGAACAACGGCAGTCGTTGGATTGGTCAAATCGTGTATTTTCGTATGCGAAAAACTATTTTAAAAGTGAGGCATTGGATAATGGTTACCGTGGCCTGTCAAAACAGACAACACGTGGTTTTGCAGCTGACTTACAACATGAAGATATCGTCCAGCATGTTTTTCAAAAAGCCGAACCCTTATTGAACAAAGACTATTCCAATAATAGTTGGATGTGCAAACGAAACTTGATCTTTCCATTATACGGAGAAGACAATACGCTGGATAGAGTATTACTCCGTTCCAGTATCGATGAAAACCTTGATCCCAAGGAAATACAGCTTATTTTTAATCCCTCCAAGGAAACGAGGGATTTTTTTATGGACATTCCGCAGGATGCTGAAAATGTGGTGGTGAGCGAATCCATTTTGGATGCTTTGTCCTTCCGTGAGATCGATGAGGATGTTGGCATCATGGCCTTAACTGGCGCAACCAAAACAAGACAGGTTAAAGACTATTTGGCAGAGCATAAGGAACAGTTTGCGGATAAACAGCTTTTAATCGCCATGGATGATGATCAGGCTGGCTGGAAGGCGACAAGGGATATCGTGAACACCATTGAAGAGGAGGATGTAGGAAACAATTGGGCAGTTTTTGAGTACACGTCAGAAACGAAAGATGCGAATGAGAATTTGCAACAAAACCGCAAAGCATTCACTAAAACGTATAACCAAATGGCAGTACGTACGAAGCAACATGAAAGGGTGATAGCCATTGAACACGAACCATAAGCCGTTGACCGAACGGTTAAGTAACTGGCAGTTTATAGTGCCTTTCATACTGCTGATCGTCATAATGGGCTTCTTTCTGGCAAACTTTCTATTACATTTTTTCCAACAAGTGCTGCATTTGGTTGAAGGATTTGCCAATAATACGGAACAAGTCAATTTAAAAACATTTTCTGTTGATTGGCATTATGTATTCGTCTTTCAACGAGAATTGCTTGCGTTTTATGTGGGCTTTTATATCCTTGTCGGGATCAGTCTCCTAAAATTCTTGTATAACATCAAAATGAATTACCAAACCATTAATCATGGACAACATGGCACAAATGAATTTGAATCCGTGAAGAACATGAAGAAACAGTATCAGATTATTCCGGCATCCAAAGCAGAATACGACGGAAAAGGCGGCACGATTATTGGCGGATTGCAGGAAACAGGAAAACCATACCGGCTTCTGCTGGATGATGCCCCTGTTCATACCATGGTCATTGGGATTACGCGTTCCGGTAAGGGTGAGACGTTTGTTGTGCCAATGATTGATGTTCAAAGCAGGGCTAGTGAGAAACCCTCGATGGTGATTAATGACCCAAAAGGGGAACTGGCTGGCGCCTCTTATGAAACCCTAAAGGATCGCGGCTATGATGTATACGTGTTTAATTTGATCGAGCATGCGATGAGTATGGGATTCAATCCCCTGCAGTTGGTGATTGATTCATGGAAGCAGGGCAGGGTGAGTGATGCTCAAAAATATGCCAACAGTGTGGCCTTCAGTTTGTATCATAATCCAAACGCCAAAGATCCGTTTTGGTCAAACAGTGCGAAGTCACTTGTCACGGCCATTATTTTAGCATTAACCGAGGATATGGTGAAAATCGGAAAAGAAGAACGCGTCACGATGTATTCTGTTGCCAATTTCCTTTCCAGCAAGGGCAGTGAAACAGATGAAGAAGAGAATAATGTGTTGGACGAATTCTTCCAGGCACGGGATGAAAATAATCCGGCACGGTTAATGTATGCCACCAGTAATTTTTCGACAGGCAATACACGCGGGAGTATCTTCAGTGTGGCGATGGATAAACTGCAAATCTTTACACTTGAACCTAACGCAAAAGTAACCGGCCATAACAGTTTGGATTTAACCGAAATCGGGTTTGGCGACAGACCAGTAGCTGTTTTTTTAGCAACGCCGGATTCGGACAAGTCAAATGATGTATTGGCCAGTATTTTTGTCAGTCAGTTGTACCGTGTCAACTCGGAAAAGGCAACCAAAAGTAAGAATGGCAAAATGAAACGGCATGTGCAATTCATCCTTGATGAGTTTGGGAATATGCCAGCCATCGATGGCATGGCCAGTATGGTAACAGTCGGTGCCGGACGCGGCTTCCGGTATCACTTAATCGTTCAAGCCTATTCGCAAGTGAAATCGGCTTATGGTGAAGAATCAGATACGATCATTGGCAACTGTTCCAACCAGATTTATATCCTCACCGAAGATAAGAGTACGGCCGAACACTATTCGAGCATGCTTGGGGCCAAAACGATTACGGATGTCAGCCGCAGTGGTGGTTATCATTCATTCGATAAGTCGCACAGTGAATCGACAAAAGAACGCTCGCTTTTAACGTCTGATGAACTGATGCGGTTAAAAGAAGGCCAATCCGTGCTGATACGCGTAAATAAACGGCAGGATAAGAACCGAAGAAAGATTGAGCCAAAACCGATTTTTAACCAGGGTAAAACCAGTCATAAATTTCGTTATCAATATTTGGCCGATGACTTTGATACAGATCATTCCGTCATGATGCTCCCCATTATGTCCGAAACGTATCATGATATGGATCTAAACAGCATGGTCTATTCTGCCAAGGCAAACGACGACTTATTTTTACGAATGGCTGACGTCATGACAGATAAGGAATTTGAGCGATTTAAACGGCATATCTTACAGATCGAACAAAGTCAGGGTGAACTGGATGAAGCAAGAACCAAAGCATTGCTTCAAGAAGTGGGTCACTGGTCATTTCTCCATTATGTGAGTTTCATTGTCCATCACTCTCATTTTTCACGCATTCACTTAAAGGTACTAGGAGCATTACAGGATTATTTACCTGAAGACGTCATGCAAACGTGGCAGGATAAAGCAACGAAACGAATTGAAGAGCAGGTTCACCAAAATGAAAAAGCCAGTCAAGCATCTGAACAACAACCATCAGATGAACAGTCCAATGGTGATCAGGAAGCTGAAAAATTACGGGAACAGGCGCTATCTTAAAAGGGAAGGGAGCGAGCAATCGTGAAAGAAACAAAATATCGTGTGGATTGGGATGTAATCGAAGAAATTGCTGTATTGTATGAAAGCCAAGCTGGATGGACAAAAGAACTTAATATCATTAGCTGGAACGGTGATGAACCGAAATATGATGTGAGGTGGTGGAACCCGGATAAAACGCGTCTGGGCAAAGGCTTTACCTTTACAGCTGATGAGCTAAGTAAGTTAAAAGTGATACTCGATACAAAAATACCGCATATTGAATAGGACAAGATAACCATTTCACGTGCCAAAAAGGGCTGTTATACTGGTGTCAAAAGGTTGTATGGGAGATGATGGTAACTGTATGCGGATACGAAGGCTATTAACGCTGATACTATTATCTGTTTTGTTGGTCTTTAGTGCCTGTGGCGGAACGGATAGTGCTGCAGAAGATAATAGTGATAAACCGAAAGTGGGATTAAATGAAATTACGTTAGATAACATGATTGCGAAAAAGGATAATAACGAAGCTTTTTATGTGTTGATCTATGATGCTAAGAAAGAATATGTAAAAAGCACAAAATTACTTGAAGCGTATGATGAAGCATTTAAAAAAGAAGATATAACAGTTTTTCATTTGAATATTAGAGATGCTAACGAACAAACAGTATCACGTTTGGATGAAGAATATGAATCCCACTCAGGCTCATCACATAACCCTTTCATGTATGGAGAAATTGCTGTGGTTCATGATGGGAAATTAAGCTCACCATTTGATTATTATGGAGAGTCGTGGAACTTGAATAGATTGATAGGTGAAGTAGGTTCAGAAAGCGATACATTCTTTAATGACAACAGAAACAAAACCATTAAGAAGAGTATTCAATATAGTCTTGACTATACTAAAGATGAAGAAATTGAATTAACGTATTAATCGCTAGTCATAGTAAAGGAACTTACCTGTATTTTAGGTAGGTTCTTTTTTTATGTCTAAGAGGGGAGGTAGAAACATTAATGCAGGATGAATTAAAAAAGCTTTATGAAGATTTAGCTGCCATTTTAGATATCAGCGGTGGGTGGCTGTATGATGACCTCATCCGTAACATTGGGTGGGGAATTATTCAGGCATTAGTGTGGATTAATAACTGGATCGAAGGTGTGGCAACGGATGTTGTCACACTTGGCGGCGTGTATGATAATCCGGCCATGACTCGCTTTATCGAAACGATTCAGCCGTATGTATTTGGCATGTTTGTTGTTACACTTACCGTTGTAGGATTTCAGTTTATGTTGAATAAAATTGAAAAACGGAAAGAAGTACTGATGAATGTTTTGATCGCAGTAAGCGTTATTGTGATCCTGCCAAATCTCATGAATATGATGGATGATTTGTTGAACGAAGGTGTTTCGGCATTAGATGAACCCGGAACGCTATCGGATAACGTCCTTAAAAGGAATATTGCTGATGTCATGTATTACGTTGACAGTGGTTTTAATTATGCAAGTGGAAGCAATGAAGAGACAGTTGCAGGCAATGAAAATTTACTTCCACATCCACCTCATCCCGAAAATAAAGATGTCGGGACAACGGATTATACGTTCGGAAATCAATTAGAAAAACCTTCTTCAATCGAAGTGAATGAAAAACTGGATGTTCAAAAAGATGAAGGCTGGTTTAGTTGGACAACAAAACCGTGGGTGAGTGAATTGAAAGAAAAACAAGACAATGGTGGCCATGGATATGGATTCTTAACACAACGCCTTGTTTCAACAGGTGATGGTGGAACAAGGATAGTAGACTTAAACTCAAACACAGTACCAGCTACTAATCTGGGCCAACAAAGCTACTACAGATATCACGTGAACTGGGGCATCACAATAGCCACATTGGCCGTGACGGCCTTTGCATTAGTCATAACAACCATTAAAATCGGGCGTGCGATGTTTGATTTGGCGTTTCACCAATTATTTGCCATGTTTACGGCAGCGACAGACTTAACGGGCGGCCAACGTTTGAAAAAAGTGCTTGTGGAGATTGCCAGTACATTCGCTGTCATATTTGTGATGTTGGTGCTATTACGGATGTTTATCATTTATGCGCAGTGGGCGAATGACATGGAACAACATATCGGTATTATTGGCACAATCCTATTGATGATTGCTGGTGCCTGGGCGTTAATTGATGCGCCTGATATCGTGCAACGACTGTTGGGTATTGATGCCGGATTGCGTTCTGGCTGGCAGGCCATGATGGGCGGCTATGCTGCTAGTCGTATGGTTGGCGCAGGTGGCAAAATGGCAGCCGAAGCTGGTGGTAAAACCCTTAAAGCAGGTGGAAAGATTGGCGGTGGTGCGGTTGCTGGTGGTGCTGGCATGACAAGGGCGTTGAAAAATAACAGCCATGTGAAACCAATGCCTTCCCGTCGACAAGCTGAATCGCCACGTCAAGAAGGCAGGTTTTCAATGAACATGCCCAACGGAGATGCTTCACGTTATGAAAACAACGGGGGAAGTACTGTTGGGAAAGGACAACCGGCACAGGAAGCTCGACCGACATCTGTCAATTCGATGCAAAGACAAGGTCAATCGGCCAGTATTAGTTCCGATCATTCAGGTGGTGTCACACCATCATCTATTCATGGTGGACAGTCGCAAGAACCAGCTGGCCATGTTAATATTCCGACATCACCAAAGATGACGAATCAGTCAAGTGCGGGAGCTTCAGAAGGCCATATTCATCCAAAACCGAAGCATACCTTGTTTGGTGGGAATCGTACGGTGCAGCGAGCCGGCCACTTCCTGACACGGGCACATAACACTGGTTACGATGCAGGACAGAAAATGAATCATGTTCGTGGAAGTATCAAACAAGGATTGAATAAAAAGGACGTGCAAAAGCCAAAAGACATGCAAAAGGGGCTGAGAGACCATGACATACGAGATTCCGAAAGAGATTAAGGCCAAACCGAAAATTTTAGGATTGGAAATGCGGGAGCTAGTCATTCTATTGATTAGCTCTCTTTTAGTTTTAACAATCTTGCGGGATTTGGTTCATAGTGTTTTTATGATTCCGTATTTTGTGGCCGTGATAGGCTTCATGATTTACCTGTTTATACCATCCGGCCACAATCCGAAAAAAAGACATTATGAATCACTCATTCTATTTTTTCGCCATAAAAAGGCTGTTTACCATGCGATGGATAAACACAAGCAGGAAAATCGTCAATTGCGTCAATAGCGGGTAACGGAAGGAGGTTGACAGTCAACATGAACCAAGAAGACAAGGTGACTTACGGTGAATCTAATAATAAACAGACGAAACGAAGGCAATGGGCAACTAAAATCAAGAGGATTTTTAAAATGAAACAAGATCACAAGACAACGTCAGGGAAGAATAAAGTAAAAATGTTGAGACAAACGCCGGAGATACTACCGTTTGTGCAAATTCATAATGACCATATTCTTTTGAAGAATGGCGTAATGGATATTCTCCAGATTCAAACGAAAAACATTCATGCTTTGAACGATACTGATTTGAATGTTTTATTGATGAACCGAACCCGGTTTTTACGGAGTTATTTCAGGTCCTATAAAGAGATCATTTTAAACTTTCCAGCGAATACGGAAGCCCAGCGCACGTATTGGCTGAAAAAGCGCAAACAGACAACCAGCCCGATTCGATTGGAATATATCGACCAAAAATTACTTGAGTTTGATTTTTTAGAACGTGAACGTTCAAACCGTGAGTTTTTTATTTTTGTTTATGCCGATGACAAGCAGGAGCTGACTGATCGGAAAAACGATGCGATACAAGGGATGCAGCAGGCTTTCCCATTGACAGAACTCTCACGGGGCAAAAAAGAACAGATTCTGTTTCTATTAAACAATCAAAATACGAAATTATAGAAAGGATGATTGCGATGGCAATGCAGATGAAACAGTCAGGCAAACCGAAACCACCTCAACTGGATAAGGATTTTTTAACGGCGATTCAACCACAAGGCGGTATTCGTTTTAAAGACAAAACCATCAAAAAAGGAGATGGCTATGAAGCGTGCATTCATGTTTTTGAATACCCGTCCAGCGTTGATGTGTTGTGGTTGGACAAAATCATGGCCATGTATGATGTGACTGTTGTAACAGACGTCGCAACAATGAATCAGGATGAAACGGTGAGTGCGATTAATAAAAGCATGGTGGAACAGGATGTGCGGTTCAGAAGCTCCAAGCATGAATCGGAACGGATGGATGCGCAACGTGGTTATCAGGAGATGGAAGATCTGTATCGCCAGATTAGTGAAATGGGAGAGGTCATTAAGTTACTTCATATTCGCTTGTTTGTGGCATCACCAACTGTATGGGAATTGGAAAAGAAAGTGGAACGGACCATGTCCAAGTTACAATCATTCGGGTTTAAAGGCCAAATCTTTTTGAATGAAACTTACTGGGAATGGCAGTCTTTATTCCTTCCCTATGAACAGCAGCTGGCATTTCCAAACAAACGGGAAGGAAAAGGAATGCCGGCCGTGACACTCGCATCAGGCTTGCCTTATCACTTCTCGGAACTGAACGATCGAACCGGCAGTTACTTAGGGACATCGTTTACCGGAGGCAATGTACTGTTTGATCTCTTTCATAAGGATAAAATGCGACGCTTTTTTAATGCGGTGGTTGTCGGAAAAATGGGTGCCGGTAAGTCAACCACGCTAAAGAAATTATTGATGGATAATGAAGCACGCGACAATTTTATTCGCGGTTTTGATGTAACCGGTGAATTTAAGACACTTGTTCAGTCCGTGAATGGACACACGATTAGTCTTGATGGCAGTGATGGCGTCATCAACCCTTTGCAAATCTTTCGTACAGAAGAAAATAGCAATTTGGAAAGGAATGAGGAAATCAGTTTTATGCAGCACATATCAAAGGTGGCAACCTTTTATATGTTTCTAGCTGGTAATCCGTCCTCTGAAGAAATAGAGGAATTTAAAAAGATGCTGCGTCTTTTTTATGATTCACTCGGGTTCACGGATAAAATTCATACAACAGGTATTACGTCATTGGCTAATGAGGAATATCCCATATTCAGTGACTTTTTAATGTTCATTCGTGATCAACTCTATGATAATGCTGAGAAGCGCATCATTCGTTCAGAGCTGTCCTCCACAAGGATTAAGCGACTCGAAAAAATTGAATTGGTCATTGATAATCTGGTGAACAGTTTTTCGTATTTGTTTAATGGTCATACAACGATTCCTGACATTACGAATGAACAAGTGATTTTCTTTTCGATTCGTAATTTAACCGGCCTCGAAAAAAGTGTGTTCAATGCTCAGATGTTTAACGCATTGAACTTAATTTGGGATAACTTGATACAGATTGGATCGTTGCAAAAACAAAAAATGTATGACGATGAAGCGTTTGATGCTGATGAAGCGACACGTTTTCTGGTCATGATTGATGAAGCCCATCGACTGGTCAATTCGGAAAATATGCTGGCGGTTAAGTTCTTAACGGATTTTGCACGGGAAGCACGGAAATATTTCGGGGGACTCATTCTGGCCAGTCAATCCATCCGTGACTTTGTGCCGGATCATTCAGACACGGACACGGTCACCAAAATACGGACATTATTTGAACTCACCCAATATAAATTTGTGATGCAGCAGGATGCCAATTCATTGGATACGTTACGGACTGTTTTTGAAGGACAGCTGACAGATAGTGAGTTGGAACATGTGCCGCAGTTACAACAAGGGGAATGTTTATTAAGTATCAGTGGTGTTGGCAATTTAATGTTATCTATTGAAGCATCGGATGGAGAATTGCATTTGTTTGAGGGGGCTTGTAATGGAAAAACGGGTTCTTTACAAGTTTATATTCCTTATTATTGTCGCTTTGTTAATCATAGCCATGTACGCTTGGAAATGGTCAACTGATGATGAAGATCAGCAAAAACCAGAAGATTTATTCGATGAATCACAGCAGGAAACCGAGCAACCACCAGAGCTTCAGGAAGACAAAATTGATGAAGCATTAGGCACTAAAACTGATTCAAATGCTGAAGGTGGAACACAAAATGCCACCCAGCAAACGACTGAAGATCAACATGAAACCACATATCAAAATAACTTTGGTGACCAAGCAGTTACCAAGGCAAAAGAGCAGGCTAAACAAGGGCTTGCTCTTTATTTAGCTCAAATCGCCGACTGGGATAAATGGGAAGGGGTTGTGACGTCTTCATTTTTGAAGGAAATCAAACAAGCTATTCCAGCAGTGAAGGAAGCAAATGTTGAACGCAATATTGAATCCATTGAGCTGTTTGCTTCTGATAAGTTACAACAAAACAACATGACTTTCGGTGCATTTGCCACATGGCATGTAACATCAAATGAACGTGTAGCCAATCAACGAACGCAGCTTTTTTATCTGACTGTTGTGAACCAAAACAATCAATGGCTGGTTAACAATATGGTAACGCCTGATGAAGGCATGGAAGGAAAGAAAGATACATGAAACATATTTGGGGTGCCATAAAAGCCATTGGTAAGAAAAAAGCGATTGGATGGATGATTGGTCTTGCTGCAGCGAATATCATTCCCATATTGATTGGTTTAATCCTAATGACCATCATGTTTGCAATTATTGGCGCGTTAGGCGGCAGCGTTGACGAACAACAATCCAATCAAAATAATCCATCTGCCGGTTATGTTTGTTCAGCAACAGGTGAGATTAATCAGGAAAAGTGGGAGGATATTTTTCAAAACAAAGAACGTTCCGGGGGCTTAAAAGGTTACGGTGATGAGATCATTAACCTGTCTGAAAAGCGGGGTATTGATCCTGTATTGTTTGCCTCCATTGCCATGCATGAAACCGCCTGGGGAACATCAAATGCGGTTCAACAAAAAAACAATCCGGGAGGCTTAATGAATCCGGATGGTAGTGGCCTTTTTTCTTTTCCAACGTTGAAAGAAGGATTGGAGTCCATGTCCCAAACATTATATAACCGCATCAAAGTCGATGGCATGGTGACGATTGAACAATTAGGAAGTGTCTATGCACCGGTTGGTGCTGCAAATGATCCCAACAATTTGAATGAACATTGGGTCCCAACAACGAAAGAGATTGCTCAAAAGTTGGGTGGTTTAACGATGAATTGTGAACCATCTGACCAACCGGACATGGAACTCGTTGGTGATAAATCATGGATATCATCACATACAAAAAGCATTACATCTGGCTTTGGTAATCGGAGTTGTGGTGGCTGTTCGTCATTTCATGCCGGTATAGATGTCGCATCGGGTGGCATTCGGGGAGCGCCGATCACAGCATTTTCGGATGGTGAGATTGTTATCAGTCAAGCAAATGGCACGACATTTCAATCAAGCAGCAGCAACATGGGTACAGGTTATGGCTGGTATGTGGAAGTTAAACATGAAGACGGTCTGCGGACAAGATATGCGCACATGATGGAAAAAGGAAAGCCGGTGGGAACAAAAGTTGAAGCTGGTGATGTCATTGGAAAAGTTGGTTCAACGGGTGCATCAACCGGCGCCCATTTACATTTTGAAGTGATCATAAATGGTGAAAAGGTTGATCCGATGCCATACGTTAAACCGTTTTTAACCGGTAAACAGTAACCAAGGAAGGACGTGATGACCAGTTGAAAAATAAATTGAATCGTGGACGTGAAAACAAACTATATATCAGTCTATTACTTGTCGCCGGGCTTGCGTTTGGCGTTTTTTTGACGTCTAAAACGTGGATGTATGATGACAGTGTGATTGCCCAAACAGCATTTAATGAATCAATTGGCGGGCTTAGTCAAACCACATTAACGCTCCGTGACTGGGAATATAACCCGAAAAATGAATTGATGGAGGTGACATTGGAACGTCATCATACCGGAACAGACGCTGTCGAGCCAACATTTTCGTTTTATGCGAAAGAACAAAATGAGAGTCAAAAATACAATGCAGAATTGGTGTATCAATCAGACAATAACATGGTCGTTCAAATTGAAGATGTCCCTGAATCCTTTCAAGTAATCGGGTTATTCGTGACGGAACATCGTGATCAAAACATCTTGAAACAAGCGTACAAAAAACAGCTGGAAAACAAAGGTGGTGAAACAACGGTGACCGATCAAGACATCAAAGAATCGGAATTGCCTGAGCCGGAAGAAGTCATTATCGTTGGGGACTATCGAAAGATTGACACCAATCAATCATTGGTAACGAAGACGGACAAGGGATACAAAAAAGAAAATATTATAGCTGATATGGAACGAACAAAGCAAGAAATCACCTCCATTATTGAGGAAGATATACCGTTTCAGGAAGAGCTGATTACGACACTAAAAAAGGAAAAAGAATCACTGAAACAAAACATGGCGTTTGAAACAAATGAGGAACAAACTGACACAGAACGAGAGATTGAACAAAAGGATAAAGCCATCGAAGATGCGAAAGGTGAAATCGAAAAACTGAAGAAAAGGGTGAAGGATCTCCGGGATAAATATCAAAATCGTGAAGAAAAACTGAATACTTTAACACAAAATAAGGATGACAAACAGCAACAAGATAATGACAAGTCGGATACAAAAAGTACGAAAAAAGATCAACAAGCTGCGCCGAAAAACAATCAAGATAAGAGCAATAATGGCTCCAAAAACTCGGATGAAAAGAACTCAAAAGATAGCAAGAAGTCATCCAATGATGAAAAAAAACCCGACAAAAAGAAGAAAGATAAAGCTAAAAAGGATGAAAAATAAGTGATGAAAGTGTACGCCAACTGTACGCCAGCAAGGACGCCACGTGTACGCCAAAGGCAAAAAATTAGATATCTTGGAAAACTAGGCTCTGCCTAGTCTATCACGAATGTGATAGCATTTTCCCCTTATCCTGTTCAACACTCTCTGCCCTGAGTGCAGAAAGTTTCCTAATTCATTGATGCCTTGAAAGGAGGTGTATTTAATCTTTCACAAACACTCAATGATGTTGTAACCAAAAATGAATAATCACATTGAATAAAAAGTAGTGAAATATCGGAAAGGATGATTCATGATGGATATACTTTTGCGACGGATTGATGCAAGTGCTATGAAAATAATCGACGAGAAGGCAAAAAATAATCGTATGACACGGAATGAATTATTAAAACATCATATAGAAGATTTAGCACAGTTTAACGGCGTTAAACGTGCTGAAAAAGAATTGGATTCAACTTTAAGCAGAGTCGGTGATGCATTAGAGATTACGTACAACCGACTCGACCAATTAGAAAAACAATCTATGAAAATGCATTTGTTGTTAGCCACTGTATTGGACATTGATCCTGGAGAAACAGATGACTATTTGGAAAACATGTTCAATATCAATATGAAGGAGATGA
Protein-coding regions in this window:
- a CDS encoding toprim domain-containing protein, whose protein sequence is MMSKLNPYKKLVFQNIENALSDLNAEDKGRYFICNCPECNQHEAFMYKNNKHFIQCNRENHCGSRMMLEFHEKGNMSAYEQKIEKQYPNLTTEQRQSLDWSNRVFSYAKNYFKSEALDNGYRGLSKQTTRGFAADLQHEDIVQHVFQKAEPLLNKDYSNNSWMCKRNLIFPLYGEDNTLDRVLLRSSIDENLDPKEIQLIFNPSKETRDFFMDIPQDAENVVVSESILDALSFREIDEDVGIMALTGATKTRQVKDYLAEHKEQFADKQLLIAMDDDQAGWKATRDIVNTIEEEDVGNNWAVFEYTSETKDANENLQQNRKAFTKTYNQMAVRTKQHERVIAIEHEP
- a CDS encoding VirD4-like conjugal transfer protein, CD1115 family encodes the protein MNTNHKPLTERLSNWQFIVPFILLIVIMGFFLANFLLHFFQQVLHLVEGFANNTEQVNLKTFSVDWHYVFVFQRELLAFYVGFYILVGISLLKFLYNIKMNYQTINHGQHGTNEFESVKNMKKQYQIIPASKAEYDGKGGTIIGGLQETGKPYRLLLDDAPVHTMVIGITRSGKGETFVVPMIDVQSRASEKPSMVINDPKGELAGASYETLKDRGYDVYVFNLIEHAMSMGFNPLQLVIDSWKQGRVSDAQKYANSVAFSLYHNPNAKDPFWSNSAKSLVTAIILALTEDMVKIGKEERVTMYSVANFLSSKGSETDEEENNVLDEFFQARDENNPARLMYATSNFSTGNTRGSIFSVAMDKLQIFTLEPNAKVTGHNSLDLTEIGFGDRPVAVFLATPDSDKSNDVLASIFVSQLYRVNSEKATKSKNGKMKRHVQFILDEFGNMPAIDGMASMVTVGAGRGFRYHLIVQAYSQVKSAYGEESDTIIGNCSNQIYILTEDKSTAEHYSSMLGAKTITDVSRSGGYHSFDKSHSESTKERSLLTSDELMRLKEGQSVLIRVNKRQDKNRRKIEPKPIFNQGKTSHKFRYQYLADDFDTDHSVMMLPIMSETYHDMDLNSMVYSAKANDDLFLRMADVMTDKEFERFKRHILQIEQSQGELDEARTKALLQEVGHWSFLHYVSFIVHHSHFSRIHLKVLGALQDYLPEDVMQTWQDKATKRIEEQVHQNEKASQASEQQPSDEQSNGDQEAEKLREQALS
- a CDS encoding YdbC family protein, producing MKETKYRVDWDVIEEIAVLYESQAGWTKELNIISWNGDEPKYDVRWWNPDKTRLGKGFTFTADELSKLKVILDTKIPHIE
- a CDS encoding pLS20_p028 family conjugation system transmembrane protein — protein: MQDELKKLYEDLAAILDISGGWLYDDLIRNIGWGIIQALVWINNWIEGVATDVVTLGGVYDNPAMTRFIETIQPYVFGMFVVTLTVVGFQFMLNKIEKRKEVLMNVLIAVSVIVILPNLMNMMDDLLNEGVSALDEPGTLSDNVLKRNIADVMYYVDSGFNYASGSNEETVAGNENLLPHPPHPENKDVGTTDYTFGNQLEKPSSIEVNEKLDVQKDEGWFSWTTKPWVSELKEKQDNGGHGYGFLTQRLVSTGDGGTRIVDLNSNTVPATNLGQQSYYRYHVNWGITIATLAVTAFALVITTIKIGRAMFDLAFHQLFAMFTAATDLTGGQRLKKVLVEIASTFAVIFVMLVLLRMFIIYAQWANDMEQHIGIIGTILLMIAGAWALIDAPDIVQRLLGIDAGLRSGWQAMMGGYAASRMVGAGGKMAAEAGGKTLKAGGKIGGGAVAGGAGMTRALKNNSHVKPMPSRRQAESPRQEGRFSMNMPNGDASRYENNGGSTVGKGQPAQEARPTSVNSMQRQGQSASISSDHSGGVTPSSIHGGQSQEPAGHVNIPTSPKMTNQSSAGASEGHIHPKPKHTLFGGNRTVQRAGHFLTRAHNTGYDAGQKMNHVRGSIKQGLNKKDVQKPKDMQKGLRDHDIRDSERD
- a CDS encoding DUF5592 family protein, encoding MTYEIPKEIKAKPKILGLEMRELVILLISSLLVLTILRDLVHSVFMIPYFVAVIGFMIYLFIPSGHNPKKRHYESLILFFRHKKAVYHAMDKHKQENRQLRQ